From Neobacillus sp. PS2-9, the proteins below share one genomic window:
- a CDS encoding DUF2642 domain-containing protein: MSLKDKIGKYIKLEISGKKIISGLLVDIGSDLWVVFNGNDYLYIPIIHIQNWQFLKHDEIAEISFNDEPTPIYNHNEEISLRKTLTAAKGIFTEIYVTSKQALHGYIISIMNNYFVFYSPIYKTMFISLHHLKWLIPYTSNQRPYGLSNSSLPVNPSGHTFARSFEVQIEKCVGELIVFNIGENENVIGKVQGIKNNFVELISAKEDPVFVNMQHIKTVHMT, encoded by the coding sequence ATGAGCTTGAAAGATAAGATTGGAAAATATATCAAACTAGAGATTTCCGGAAAGAAAATAATAAGTGGCTTATTAGTCGATATTGGTAGTGATTTATGGGTAGTTTTTAATGGGAATGACTACCTATATATTCCTATAATTCATATACAAAACTGGCAATTCTTAAAACATGATGAAATAGCTGAAATTAGTTTTAATGATGAGCCTACACCAATTTACAATCACAATGAAGAAATATCCTTGAGAAAAACACTAACAGCTGCAAAGGGAATATTTACAGAAATCTATGTAACAAGTAAACAAGCATTACATGGGTATATTATTAGTATCATGAATAATTACTTTGTATTTTATTCCCCTATTTATAAAACGATGTTTATCTCCCTTCACCATCTAAAATGGTTAATCCCTTATACAAGTAACCAACGGCCATATGGCCTTAGTAATTCAAGTCTTCCAGTAAATCCAAGTGGCCATACATTTGCACGATCATTCGAAGTTCAAATTGAGAAATGTGTTGGCGAATTAATTGTCTTCAATATAGGGGAAAATGAGAATGTAATTGGAAAAGTGCAAGGAATTAAAAATAATTTCGTAGAATTAATCAGTGCAAAAGAAGACCCTGTTTTTGTAAATATGCAACATATTAAAACGGTTCATATGACTTGA
- a CDS encoding phosphatase PAP2 family protein, with translation MKKSIQKAPYLLFLLVFPALAIVYSFLNNRSHKAFDISTTVDQVIPFLSFFIIPYIFWYVYIFMFLIYFWYKDTKIYLRTLLLIVVAELICFVIYFFFQTTVPRPTIQGDNFLQVLVQWIYENDRPYNCFPSIHVLTTFAVMLASLHIKNKHLITNLCIHISGSLIIISTLFVKQHVILDMVGSMFLVTFLYGITFELLIFRLGEKSEPVSLKNK, from the coding sequence ATGAAAAAAAGTATACAAAAAGCTCCCTACCTATTATTTTTATTAGTATTTCCAGCTTTGGCAATTGTTTATAGTTTTCTAAATAACCGTTCACATAAAGCCTTTGATATTTCTACAACAGTGGATCAAGTGATCCCATTTTTGTCGTTTTTTATTATTCCGTATATTTTTTGGTATGTATATATATTTATGTTTTTAATCTACTTTTGGTATAAGGATACGAAGATATATTTAAGAACATTGCTTTTGATTGTGGTTGCCGAGCTGATCTGCTTTGTTATTTATTTCTTTTTTCAAACCACTGTTCCAAGACCAACCATTCAAGGAGATAACTTTCTTCAAGTGCTTGTACAGTGGATATATGAAAACGATCGACCCTATAATTGTTTTCCGAGTATACACGTACTTACAACCTTTGCCGTTATGCTTGCATCACTCCACATAAAAAACAAGCATCTAATTACCAATTTATGTATTCATATTTCAGGGTCATTAATTATTATTTCCACTCTATTTGTTAAACAACATGTTATTCTTGATATGGTGGGTTCGATGTTTCTTGTTACTTTCCTATATGGAATCACATTTGAACTGTTAATCTTTCGTTTGGGCGAAAAGTCTGAGCCAGTTTCATTAAAAAACAAATAA
- a CDS encoding nitronate monooxygenase encodes MWKNELSELLNVNYPIIQAPMAGGPTSSELVSAVSNAGGLGMVGAGYMSPEQLQKQIKAIRKLTNKPFGINLFVPSTYSTDVDKLERAMALLQPIKNQYEIADQHTLPTFEQDCKIFKEHINIIIEEKVPICSFTFGLPTQEVIKKLKKSSVILIGTATTVHEAIINEQADMDAVVVQGAEAGGHRGTFQNEDKRGLVGLMSLIPQTADSIRIPLIAAGGIMDGRGISAAKILGASGVQMGTAFLVCEESGAHPLHKEAIVMATEDQTVLTKAFSGKLARGINNSFIEILNPYEDELPDYPIQNELTKTIRKASSSTGKKDCMSLWSGQSPRLAKRITVKELMERLKLEMDCYCKRS; translated from the coding sequence ATGTGGAAAAACGAATTAAGTGAATTATTAAATGTTAACTATCCAATCATTCAAGCACCAATGGCTGGCGGTCCAACATCTTCTGAACTAGTATCTGCTGTATCGAATGCAGGTGGTCTTGGAATGGTAGGGGCTGGGTATATGAGTCCGGAGCAGCTACAGAAACAAATTAAGGCTATCCGAAAATTAACTAATAAACCTTTTGGGATAAATTTATTTGTTCCTTCAACCTATTCTACTGATGTTGATAAACTTGAAAGAGCCATGGCTCTATTACAGCCTATAAAGAATCAATACGAAATTGCCGATCAACACACACTTCCTACATTTGAACAAGACTGCAAGATCTTTAAGGAACATATTAATATAATCATTGAAGAAAAAGTACCCATTTGTTCTTTTACCTTTGGCTTGCCTACACAAGAAGTAATCAAAAAGCTTAAGAAATCTTCAGTAATATTAATTGGCACAGCAACAACGGTACATGAGGCAATAATCAATGAACAGGCCGACATGGATGCCGTTGTTGTCCAAGGTGCGGAAGCAGGCGGGCATCGTGGAACATTCCAAAATGAAGATAAAAGAGGCTTAGTCGGACTGATGTCGCTTATTCCACAAACCGCGGATTCTATTCGTATTCCATTAATCGCTGCTGGGGGAATAATGGATGGGAGGGGTATCAGCGCGGCCAAAATACTTGGAGCGTCAGGTGTCCAGATGGGGACTGCCTTTCTAGTATGTGAAGAAAGCGGCGCCCATCCCCTTCATAAGGAAGCTATAGTAATGGCAACAGAAGACCAAACTGTACTAACAAAAGCATTTTCAGGGAAACTGGCTCGAGGAATTAATAACAGTTTTATAGAAATATTGAACCCATATGAAGATGAACTGCCTGACTATCCCATACAAAATGAATTAACGAAGACAATACGAAAAGCCTCTTCGTCTACGGGGAAAAAGGATTGTATGTCACTCTGGTCAGGACAGAGCCCGCGTTTAGCGAAGAGAATTACGGTTAAGGAACTGATGGAAAGGTTAAAACTGGAAATGGATTGCTATTGTAAAAGAAGTTAA
- a CDS encoding DUF2500 domain-containing protein has product MDIYTGFDIFSIMQTILPIFFIIVAGIILFSIIRGIREWSNNNRQPRLNVDAVVVSKRTQVRHGGNDHHSSTWYFVTFQVESGDRMEFGVNGREYGQLAEGDPGELVFQGTRYHGFTRRQDGL; this is encoded by the coding sequence ATGGATATTTACACTGGATTCGATATTTTTTCAATTATGCAAACTATACTTCCCATATTTTTTATCATTGTCGCTGGTATCATTCTTTTTTCCATTATTAGGGGTATAAGAGAATGGAGTAATAATAATAGACAACCGCGCCTAAACGTTGATGCGGTTGTGGTTTCTAAGCGAACACAGGTACGCCATGGCGGGAATGACCATCATTCTAGTACTTGGTACTTTGTAACTTTCCAAGTAGAGAGTGGTGATCGGATGGAGTTTGGTGTAAATGGTCGAGAATACGGTCAGTTAGCTGAAGGAGACCCTGGAGAACTCGTCTTCCAAGGCACACGCTATCATGGTTTTACTCGAAGACAAGATGGACTGTAA
- a CDS encoding thiol-disulfide oxidoreductase DCC family protein, with amino-acid sequence MERIILFDGVCNLCNKSVQFIFKRDPSGTFKFASLQSKTGQNLLKAHGLSTDINSFVLIEDKRIYVKSTAALRVCTHLSGLWKMLSVFLVVPPFFRDLLYEWIAKNRYKWFGKKDHCLLPLPEWKSRFLE; translated from the coding sequence ATGGAACGAATAATATTATTCGACGGTGTCTGCAATCTTTGCAATAAAAGTGTACAATTTATTTTCAAACGAGATCCGTCTGGAACCTTTAAATTTGCCTCCCTTCAAAGCAAAACTGGTCAAAACCTCTTAAAAGCGCACGGATTATCAACCGATATAAACAGCTTTGTTTTAATTGAAGATAAAAGAATATATGTAAAATCCACAGCCGCTTTACGAGTTTGTACCCATTTGAGTGGCCTTTGGAAAATGCTATCCGTTTTCCTGGTAGTCCCTCCATTTTTTAGAGACTTACTTTACGAATGGATTGCCAAAAATCGATATAAATGGTTTGGAAAAAAAGATCACTGCCTGCTGCCATTGCCAGAATGGAAAAGCAGATTCCTAGAATAA
- the treP gene encoding PTS system trehalose-specific EIIBC component: protein MSKYTEPSKDLLKHIGGKENIAAVTHCVTRMRFVLNDPSKADVEKIEGIQLVKGTFTQAGQFQVIIGNDVSSFYNDFVKIADVEGTSKEEAKVAAKQNMNWLQRMMGHLAEIFTPLIPALVVGGLILGFRNVIGDIKLLEDGTKTIIEVSQFWAGVHSFLWLIGEAIFHFLPVGITWSVAKKMGASQILGIVLGITLVSPQLLNAYGVAGAKEIPTWDFGFAHIKMIGYQAQVIPAILAGIVLGFLETRLRKIVPNSISMIVVPFFALVPTVLIAHTILGPIGWSIGSGISHVVYSSLTSAFGWLFAAIFGFAYAPLVITGLHHMTNAIDLQLMSELGGTNLWPMIALSNIAQGSAVLAMIFINRKNEEEKQVSIPAAISCYLGVTEPAMFGINLKYGFPFLAAMIGSMIAGVVSVATGVMANSIGVGGLPGILSIQPKYMAMFAVCMLIAIVVPFILTNIFAKTGVKKFSLKK from the coding sequence ATGTCTAAGTACACAGAACCTTCAAAGGATTTATTAAAGCACATTGGAGGAAAAGAAAACATTGCAGCTGTTACCCATTGTGTAACACGAATGCGATTTGTATTAAATGATCCATCAAAAGCTGATGTTGAAAAAATCGAAGGAATCCAGCTTGTAAAAGGTACATTTACCCAAGCGGGACAATTCCAAGTCATTATCGGAAATGATGTTTCTAGTTTCTACAACGATTTTGTCAAAATTGCAGATGTAGAAGGTACATCAAAAGAGGAAGCAAAAGTAGCAGCCAAGCAAAATATGAACTGGCTACAGCGAATGATGGGTCACTTAGCTGAAATCTTCACACCATTAATTCCTGCACTCGTAGTCGGAGGTTTAATTCTTGGCTTCCGAAATGTAATCGGTGACATTAAATTACTTGAAGATGGAACAAAAACTATTATTGAAGTTTCACAATTTTGGGCTGGGGTCCACTCATTCCTATGGTTAATCGGAGAAGCTATATTCCACTTCTTACCGGTTGGTATTACATGGTCAGTGGCAAAGAAAATGGGCGCTTCGCAAATTTTGGGTATCGTTTTGGGTATTACCCTAGTATCTCCTCAATTATTAAATGCTTATGGCGTTGCAGGTGCAAAGGAAATACCAACATGGGATTTTGGTTTTGCACATATTAAGATGATTGGTTATCAAGCACAAGTAATCCCTGCGATTTTAGCTGGAATTGTATTAGGGTTCTTGGAAACAAGATTACGTAAAATCGTACCAAACTCAATCTCTATGATTGTTGTTCCGTTTTTCGCATTAGTTCCAACAGTATTAATCGCACACACCATTTTGGGTCCGATCGGCTGGTCTATCGGTTCTGGTATCTCTCATGTGGTTTACTCAAGTTTAACTTCTGCATTTGGCTGGTTATTTGCAGCAATCTTTGGCTTTGCATACGCTCCACTTGTTATTACAGGTTTACACCATATGACAAATGCAATTGACCTTCAATTGATGAGTGAACTTGGTGGTACAAATCTATGGCCAATGATTGCTTTATCTAACATTGCTCAAGGTTCAGCAGTTCTTGCAATGATTTTTATCAACCGTAAAAATGAAGAAGAAAAGCAGGTTTCAATACCAGCGGCAATTTCTTGTTACTTAGGTGTAACTGAGCCAGCGATGTTCGGTATTAACCTGAAATATGGCTTTCCCTTCTTAGCTGCCATGATCGGTTCCATGATTGCTGGTGTTGTATCAGTAGCAACAGGTGTCATGGCTAACTCAATTGGGGTCGGTGGTCTCCCTGGAATCCTATCCATACAGCCAAAATATATGGCTATGTTTGCAGTATGCATGTTGATTGCAATTGTGGTTCCATTCATTTTAACTAACATCTTTGCAAAAACAGGTGTTAAAAAGTTTAGTCTAAAAAAATAA
- the treC gene encoding alpha,alpha-phosphotrehalase, with product MSTAWWKKAVVYQIYPKSFNDTTGNGTGDIQGIIEKLDYLKELGVDVLWLTPIYQSPQRDNGYDISDYYSIHEDYGTMADFERLLEQAHKRNIKIIMDIVINHTSTEHEWFKQAKSSKDNPYRDFYIWKDGKNGEPPTNWESKFGGSAWEYDESTDQYYLHLFDVTQADLNWENKKLREALYEMMHFWLKKGVDGFRLDVINLISKDQHFPQDDSDGRKFYTDGPRIHEFLHEMNEEVFSKYNIMTVGEMSSTSIDNCIRYTNPDQEELNMTFSFHHLKVDYPNGDKWTKADFDFQSLKQILSTWQVQMNQGGGWNALFWCNHDQPRVVSRFGNDQTYHKESAKMLATALHLMQGTPYIYQGEEFGMTNPNFSKIDDYRDVESLNIFNMKKQEGLTEQEILEILKQKSRDNSRTPVQWNASEHAGFTTGTPWIGTARNYKEINAAQAICDSDSIFFHYQKLIQLRKQYDVITDGDFELILDEDEELFAYIRSSGSEKLVVINNFYGKEKTFHLPSHLNLDEFTSEMLLSNYKDSAKFGGEIQLRPFESLVYHLKK from the coding sequence TTGTCAACAGCATGGTGGAAAAAAGCAGTCGTTTATCAAATTTATCCAAAGAGTTTTAATGATACAACCGGAAATGGTACTGGAGATATCCAAGGAATCATTGAAAAATTGGATTATTTAAAAGAACTTGGGGTCGATGTTCTTTGGCTAACACCTATATATCAATCCCCTCAACGTGATAACGGTTATGATATTAGTGATTATTATTCCATTCATGAAGATTACGGAACAATGGCTGATTTTGAACGACTCCTAGAACAAGCTCATAAACGGAATATTAAAATCATTATGGACATCGTAATCAACCATACCTCCACTGAGCATGAGTGGTTTAAACAAGCCAAATCCTCTAAGGATAACCCATACCGTGACTTCTATATTTGGAAAGATGGTAAAAACGGTGAACCGCCAACGAATTGGGAGTCAAAATTTGGGGGATCTGCATGGGAGTACGATGAATCAACTGACCAGTATTACCTTCATTTGTTCGATGTTACACAAGCAGACCTCAATTGGGAAAACAAAAAGTTACGCGAGGCACTATATGAGATGATGCACTTTTGGTTAAAAAAAGGTGTCGATGGGTTCCGCTTGGATGTGATTAATTTAATTTCTAAAGACCAGCACTTCCCTCAAGATGACAGTGATGGGCGTAAATTTTATACAGATGGACCGAGAATTCATGAATTTCTGCATGAAATGAACGAGGAAGTTTTTTCAAAATACAATATTATGACCGTTGGCGAAATGTCTTCTACATCTATTGATAATTGTATTCGTTATACGAATCCTGATCAGGAAGAATTAAATATGACGTTTAGTTTTCATCATCTGAAGGTTGATTATCCAAATGGAGATAAGTGGACAAAAGCAGATTTTGATTTTCAATCATTAAAGCAAATTCTATCTACATGGCAGGTCCAGATGAATCAAGGTGGCGGTTGGAATGCCCTCTTCTGGTGTAATCATGACCAGCCACGTGTGGTTTCACGCTTCGGCAACGACCAAACCTATCATAAAGAATCTGCTAAAATGCTGGCAACGGCCCTGCATTTGATGCAAGGAACCCCTTATATTTATCAAGGGGAGGAATTTGGGATGACCAATCCAAACTTTTCTAAGATTGATGACTATCGTGATGTTGAGTCCTTAAATATTTTTAACATGAAGAAACAGGAAGGGTTAACAGAACAAGAAATTCTTGAAATTCTAAAACAAAAATCTCGAGATAATTCGAGAACTCCTGTTCAATGGAATGCTAGTGAACACGCAGGCTTTACTACTGGTACACCGTGGATTGGTACGGCAAGAAACTACAAAGAAATTAACGCTGCACAAGCTATTTGCGATTCAGACTCTATTTTCTTCCACTACCAAAAGCTAATCCAATTAAGAAAACAATATGATGTGATTACAGACGGTGATTTCGAACTCATTTTGGATGAAGATGAAGAGTTATTTGCGTATATCCGGTCAAGTGGCTCTGAAAAATTAGTGGTGATTAATAATTTTTATGGAAAAGAAAAGACATTCCACCTCCCTTCTCATTTAAATCTTGATGAATTTACAAGTGAGATGTTACTCTCTAATTACAAGGATTCTGCGAAATTTGGCGGAGAAATCCAATTAAGACCATTTGAATCACTTGTGTACCACCTGAAAAAATGA